A single Entelurus aequoreus isolate RoL-2023_Sb linkage group LG11, RoL_Eaeq_v1.1, whole genome shotgun sequence DNA region contains:
- the LOC133659674 gene encoding uncharacterized protein LOC133659674 — protein sequence MAANYRVPPKFDETRPYECWKNEVNIWARVTELDKKKQALAVALGLEGRAKDIAMEIPADDLDKDTGMATLLAKLDGVFQQEEKDRAYEAYYQFDRLMKDSSVSMADYIIDFEQRYNRIKKYDMALPDAVLAFKLLDTACLDEKNRQLALTACPDLKFASMKSALKRIFGAKTAPGLSHGIQLNQDAAFFTEQRQRQGQGRRNTFQQKSERTPLPGTNPLDKFGKRSRCAVCQSTFHWAKDCPYKKNEQVRLTEDENVEEVNITLLTNDPMSDAEIFITESLGSAIIDTACTRTVCGEKWLDSYVSCLSQEQTDKMMRTENTSSRPFRFGDGNLVYSTRKVKLPAKIGQTKCHIETEVVNADIPLLLSKSSLKKAGTVLDMENDRAVMFKQQIPLEFTSSGHYCVDIRDKNSTTQQMKDDVILAATAEDEVLTVTENMSSAEKRKILLKLHKQFGHASADRLQRLIQSSGNKDKDCLTILQQIVHDCDICQRYSKAKPRPAVGLPLATEYNETVAVDLHELEPGVWYLHVIDQFTRFSAGSIVKTKKASEMVNALIHTWISVHGPPRILYSDNGGEFNNEEFRDMAENFNIETRTTAGYSPWSNGLLERHNQTLTDILLK from the exons ATGGCTGCGAACTACAGAGTACCGCCGAAGTTTGACGAAACCAGGCCGTATGAATGTTGGAAAAATGAAGTTAACATATGGGCACGAGTTACCGAACTCGACAAGAAGAAGCAGGCGCTTGCTGTGGCTTTGGGTCTGGAAGGACGAGCCAAGGATATCGCTATGGAGATACCAGCAGACGACTTGGACAAAGACACTGGTATGGCGACATTACTAGCAAAACTGGACGGTGTGTTTCAGCAAGAAGAAAAGGACCGCGCGTACGAAGCGTATTACCAGTTTGATCGTTTAATGAAAGACAGTTCCGTTTCAATGGCAGACTACATAAttgactttgagcagcgatacaaccGAATTAAAAAATACGACATGGCGCTTCCAGATGCTGTGTTAGCCTTCAAGTTGTTGGACACGGCCTGCCTCGATGAGAAAAACAGACAACTTGCACTAACGGCGTGCCCCGACCTAAAGTTTGCGTCCATGAAGTCGGCACTCAAGCGGATTTTTGGAGCGAAAACGGCGCCAGGTTTGTCGCACGGGATTCAACTAAACCAAGATGCAGCTTTCTTCACTGAACAACGACAACGACAAGGACAGGGAAGACGGAACACGTTTCAACAGAAGAGTGAAAGGACACCGTTGCCGGGCACCAACCCATTGGATAAGTTCGGTAAGCGTTCAAGATGTGCCGTTTGTCAAAGCACATTTCATTGGGCCAAGGACTGTCCTTACAAGAAGAACGAACAAGTAAGACTAACAGAAGACGAAAATGTAGAAGAAGTTAACATAACGTTGTTGACAAATGACCCTATGTCTGACGCTGAGATTTTCATAACTGAATCCCTGGGATCAGCCATCATAGACACGGCATGCACTCGTACAGTATGTGGGGAGAAATGGCTTGACAGTTATGTTAGTTGTCTCAGTCAAGAGCAGACAGACAAAATGATGAGGACAGAAAACACCAGTTCAAGACCATTTCGTTTTGGAGATGGCAACTTAGTATATTCCACCAGAAAAGTGAAACTACCTGCCAAAATAGGACAAACAAAATGTCACATTGAGACAGAAGTGGTCAACGCTGACATTCCACTGCTGCTGAGTAAGTCCTCACTGAAGAAGGCAGGAACTGTTTTAGATATGGAGAATGACAGAGCAGTGATGTTTAAACAGCAGATTCCTCTTGAGTTCACCAGCTCAGGACACTACTGTGTGGACATAAGAGACAAAAACAGCACAACACAGCAAATGAAAGATGACGTGATACTTGCAGCGACAGCTGAAGATGAAGTCCTGACAGTGACAGAAAACATGTCTTCAGCCGAAAAGCGCAAAATCCTTCTCAAGCTACACAAACAGTTTGGCCACGCATCTGCAGACAGGCTGCAGAGGCTAATTCAAAGCTCGGGTAATAAAGACAAGGACTGCCTCACTATTTTGCAACAAATAGTGCATGATTGTGACATATGTCAGAGATACAGCAAAGCGAAGCCGAGGCCAGCTGTTGGTCTGCCTCTAGCTACCGAATATAATGAGACGGTGGCGGTGGACCTGCATGAGTTGGAGCCAGGAGTGTGGTATCTACATGTGATCGACCAATTCACCCGGTTCAGTGCAGGAAGCATTGTGAAGACAAAGAAGGCCTCTGAAATGGTCAACGCCCTCATCCACACATGGATAAGTGTTCACGGCCCTCCTCGTATTTTGTACAGCGACAACGGTGGAGAGTTCAATAATGAAGAGTTTCGTGACATGGCCGAAAACTTCAACATCGAGACGAGGACAACAGCAGGATACAGTCCCTGGAGCAACGGGCTGTTGGAGAGACACAATCAGACTCTCACCGACATCCTACTGAAG TGA